In Ilumatobacter fluminis, the following proteins share a genomic window:
- a CDS encoding cytidine deaminase → MSDNDGSQSLDAELIDVARTARERAYAPYSKFRMGAAVRTYDDEIIPGALVENVSLGLAMCAERVALFGTVTTGHKPVRLALVSPRTDGTLTHPCGACLQVALELGGPGVEVVVVDPDGESATSTVGELLPCGPHRS, encoded by the coding sequence GTGTCCGACAACGATGGCTCCCAGTCGCTCGACGCCGAACTGATCGACGTCGCCCGAACCGCCCGGGAGCGTGCGTACGCCCCCTACAGCAAGTTCCGGATGGGTGCCGCCGTGCGCACCTACGACGACGAGATCATCCCGGGAGCGCTCGTCGAGAACGTGTCGCTCGGTCTGGCGATGTGTGCGGAACGGGTGGCGCTGTTCGGCACCGTCACCACCGGACACAAACCGGTCCGCCTGGCACTCGTGTCACCGCGGACCGACGGCACGCTCACGCACCCGTGTGGTGCCTGCCTCCAGGTCGCGCTCGAACTGGGCGGGCCGGGTGTCGAGGTCGTCGTGGTCGACCCCGACGGCGAGTCGGCGACGTCGACCGTCGGTGAACTCCTCCCCTGCGGTCCGCACCGCTCGTGA
- the hisG gene encoding ATP phosphoribosyltransferase: MLKLVLPKGSLEKATFELFDAADLNVSRNSSVDYKAIIEDPRVDEVRILRPQEIPTYVAEGLFDIGITGRDWVEETGAQVESLGELKYSKATSKPVRVVVAVAGDSEVTSVADLPDGVRVTSEYPELTRRFFADRGVDADVRLSYGASEAKIPDIADCVVDITETGRALRAAGLKVIDTILTSYTEVVANPAAFADPEKRAAMDDIMTLLNGALDARGKVLLKVNVSAADRDAVLDVLPSAKSPTVNQLANGDYAIETVVEKRGINLLIPDLRAAGASDLLEIPITKIVK, encoded by the coding sequence GTGCTGAAGCTGGTCCTCCCGAAGGGGTCGCTCGAGAAGGCGACCTTCGAGCTGTTCGACGCCGCCGACCTGAACGTGTCCCGGAACTCGTCGGTCGACTACAAGGCGATCATCGAAGATCCCCGGGTCGACGAGGTCCGAATCCTGCGGCCGCAGGAGATCCCGACCTACGTCGCCGAAGGACTGTTCGACATCGGGATCACCGGTCGTGACTGGGTCGAAGAGACCGGAGCGCAGGTCGAGAGCCTCGGCGAACTGAAGTACTCCAAGGCGACCTCCAAGCCGGTCCGGGTCGTCGTCGCCGTGGCCGGCGACAGCGAGGTCACCAGCGTCGCCGACCTGCCCGACGGCGTTCGGGTCACGTCGGAGTACCCCGAGCTGACGCGCCGCTTCTTCGCCGACCGCGGCGTCGACGCCGACGTGCGCCTGTCGTACGGCGCCAGCGAGGCCAAGATCCCCGACATCGCCGACTGCGTCGTCGACATCACCGAGACGGGCCGTGCGCTCCGCGCGGCCGGCCTCAAGGTGATCGACACGATCCTCACGAGCTACACCGAGGTCGTCGCCAACCCGGCCGCCTTCGCCGACCCCGAGAAGCGGGCGGCGATGGACGACATCATGACCCTGCTGAACGGCGCGCTCGACGCCCGCGGCAAGGTGCTGTTGAAGGTCAACGTGTCGGCCGCCGACCGTGACGCCGTGCTCGACGTGCTGCCGTCGGCCAAGTCGCCGACGGTCAACCAGCTCGCCAACGGCGACTACGCGATCGAGACCGTCGTCGAAAAGCGCGGCATCAACCTCCTGATCCCCGATCTGCGTGCGGCCGGTGCCTCCGACCTGCTCGAGATCCCGATCACGAAGATCGTCAAGTAG
- a CDS encoding cold-shock protein: MLRGTVTEFDEAKGLGTVTSDDGAPFLFHVIEIADGTRTIDVGQPVSFQPLPKFGTLQAGHVAKL, from the coding sequence ATGTTGCGCGGCACCGTCACCGAGTTCGACGAGGCCAAGGGGCTCGGCACCGTCACGTCCGACGACGGCGCCCCCTTCTTGTTCCACGTGATCGAGATCGCCGACGGCACCCGCACGATCGACGTCGGCCAGCCGGTCAGCTTCCAGCCGCTCCCGAAGTTCGGCACCCTGCAGGCCGGCCACGTCGCCAAGCTCTGA
- a CDS encoding MGMT family protein, which produces MNADDDTEPDPVVVRERRIVDVLMALQQGEVTTYGDVAAVAGYPKQSRLVGRILQTTDHEVPWWRVVNAAGRLVPGHEAEQIELLREEDVITRNGRVVSAPHGRFGA; this is translated from the coding sequence GTGAACGCCGACGACGACACCGAACCCGACCCGGTCGTCGTGCGGGAGCGTCGGATCGTCGACGTGCTGATGGCGCTCCAGCAGGGCGAGGTCACCACCTACGGCGACGTCGCCGCCGTCGCTGGTTACCCGAAGCAGTCACGTCTCGTCGGTCGCATCCTCCAGACCACCGACCACGAGGTGCCGTGGTGGCGGGTGGTCAACGCCGCGGGACGACTTGTGCCCGGCCACGAAGCCGAACAGATCGAGTTGTTGCGTGAGGAAGACGTCATCACCCGCAACGGGCGGGTGGTGTCGGCCCCACACGGACGGTTCGGCGCCTGA
- a CDS encoding DUF1844 domain-containing protein, with protein MTDETDLSPDGAESTAEIEAAMAEARARLAEVPAEVVVVNHIMGLYELGAIHLSSQTPDLVAAQLAIDSMALLVEGLGERLGDDAQTMADALANIRMAFVSVKAQTGQSATNDD; from the coding sequence GTGACCGACGAAACCGACCTCTCCCCCGACGGCGCCGAATCGACCGCCGAGATCGAAGCCGCGATGGCCGAAGCCCGGGCCCGCCTCGCCGAGGTGCCCGCCGAGGTCGTCGTCGTCAACCACATCATGGGGCTCTACGAGCTGGGCGCCATCCATCTGTCGTCGCAAACACCCGATCTGGTCGCCGCTCAGCTGGCGATCGACTCGATGGCACTCCTGGTCGAGGGTCTGGGCGAGCGTCTCGGTGACGACGCCCAGACGATGGCCGACGCGCTCGCCAACATCCGCATGGCGTTCGTGAGCGTCAAGGCCCAGACGGGCCAGTCGGCGACGAACGACGACTGA
- the infC gene encoding translation initiation factor IF-3, which produces MAGKSDQHRVNDRIRAREVRLIGPDGDQLGIKPVPEALRMARGLDLDLVEVAPQANPPVCRIMDYGKFRYEEAQKAKEARKKSTNISIKEVKFRPKIGKGDFDTKMRHLVEFIEEGHKVKVTLQFRGREMAHPELGRKILDDVIQGVGPIAKVENQARMEGRSMSMVLSPDKKAIDAQRKAAEEAAKEAAAEEAAQESAADEAAEPPAQSGDE; this is translated from the coding sequence ATAGCTGGCAAGAGCGATCAACACCGAGTCAACGATCGAATCCGGGCCCGTGAGGTCCGCCTGATCGGCCCCGACGGCGATCAGCTCGGTATCAAGCCGGTCCCCGAGGCACTGCGCATGGCGCGTGGCCTCGACCTCGATCTCGTCGAGGTGGCACCACAGGCGAATCCGCCCGTGTGCCGGATCATGGACTACGGGAAGTTCCGGTACGAAGAAGCGCAGAAGGCCAAAGAGGCGCGCAAGAAGTCGACGAACATCTCGATCAAGGAAGTCAAGTTCCGTCCGAAGATCGGCAAGGGTGATTTCGACACCAAGATGCGTCACCTCGTCGAGTTCATCGAAGAGGGACACAAGGTGAAGGTCACCCTCCAGTTCCGTGGCCGCGAGATGGCCCACCCCGAACTGGGTCGCAAGATCCTCGACGACGTGATCCAGGGCGTCGGCCCGATCGCGAAGGTCGAGAACCAGGCCCGGATGGAAGGTCGCAGCATGTCGATGGTGCTGTCACCCGACAAGAAGGCGATCGACGCCCAGCGCAAGGCGGCCGAGGAGGCTGCCAAGGAAGCAGCGGCCGAGGAAGCCGCCCAGGAATCGGCAGCCGACGAGGCGGCCGAGCCCCCCGCACAATCAGGAGACGAATGA
- the rpmI gene encoding 50S ribosomal protein L35 translates to MKTSKTAAKRFKKTGKGKLRHEQQNNQHKFEGKSSSRKHRLDRDADVHVADEKKIKRLLGER, encoded by the coding sequence ATGAAGACCTCGAAGACCGCTGCGAAGCGGTTCAAGAAGACCGGCAAGGGCAAGCTGCGCCACGAGCAGCAGAACAACCAGCACAAGTTCGAGGGCAAGTCCTCGAGCCGGAAGCACCGCCTCGACCGCGACGCCGACGTGCACGTGGCCGACGAGAAGAAGATCAAGCGCCTCCTGGGTGAGCGCTGA